TGTACCGCATCCTGCGCGGGCATCACTACCGCGCGGGGGACGCGTGGTGCATCTACCCCATGTACGACTTCCAGCACCCGCTGCAGGACGCGCTGGAGGGCGTGACGCACTCGATGTGCAGCCTGGAGTTCGTGGACAACCGCGCCATCTACGACTGGCTGATGGAGCGTCTGGGCTTCAGCCCGCGCCCGCACCAGTACGAGTTCGGGCGGCGCGGCCTGGAGTACACCATCACGAGTAAGCGCAAGCTGCGCCTCCTGGTGGAAGAAGGGGCGGTGCACGGCTGGGATGACCCGCGCATGCCCACCCTGCGCGCGCAGCGTCGCCTGGGCGTCACGCCGGAGGCCGTGCTGGCCTTCGCGGCGCAGATCGGCGTGAGCCGCACGAACCGCACCGTGGACCTCAGCGTGTACGAGAACGCGGTGCGCCATGACCTGAACCACCGCGCGCCGCGCGTGATGGCGGTGCTGGACCCGCTGCCTGTCACGCTGGAGAACCTAGAGGGGCCGCAGACGCTGAGTCTCCCCTACTGGCCGTTCGACGTGGTGCGCGACTCCCCGGACGGCCTGGTCGCCCTGCCCACCGGGGAGCGCGTGGCGCCCGAGATGGCCGTGCGCGACGTGCCGCTGACCCGCGAACTGGTCATCGAACGCGACGACTTCAACCCCGAGCCACCCAGGGGATTCAAGCGCCTCACGCCGGGCGGCACGGTGCGCCTGCGCGGGGCGGGCATCATCCGCGCCGACCGCTTCGACGTGGACGACAGCGGGCAGGTGACGCGCGTGTACGCCACGCTGCTGGGCGAGGACGCCAAGGCCGGGGGCGTGATCCACTGGGTCAGCGCCGAGCAGGGCGTGCCCGCCGAGTTCCGCCTGTACGACCGTCTGTTCCGCGTGCCTAACCCCGAGGCCGCCAACCCCGAGGATGCCTACGCCGAACCCATCGCCCCGGACTTCCAGCCCGAGGAGATCGGGCATGAGGACGAGACCAAACCCCTCGACAATGCGTTCATGGCGTTCCTGAACCCCGACAGCCTGCGCGTGACGCGCGGACTGGTGGAACCCAGCGTCACGCGCGACCCCGCAGGCACCCGCTACCAGTTCGAACGGCAGGGCTACTTCTGGCGCGACCCGGTGGACAGCCGCGAGGACGCGCTGGTGTTCGGGCGGATCATCACCCTGAAGGACGCCTGGGCGAAAGCCACGCAGAAGGCCGAAACGCCCGCTAAAGCCCCCAAACCCGCCAAGCAGTCCCCCAAACCCGAAACGCCCGAGAAGGCCGCGCCCGCCACCCTGACCCCCGAGCAGGAGGCCGAGGTGACCCGCCTGACCCGCCTGGGCGTCCCGGACGCCGAGGCCCGCACCCTCGCGCGTGACGCCGCACTGCTGACCTTCCTCGGTGGGGCCGCGCAGGACGGCACCTTCGCGCAGGTCGCCAGCTGGACCGCGAACGACCTCGCGCCGGGCCTGCGCGCCGGGGAAGTCCGCGTGGCGGCCGCCGACCTCGCCCCGCTGGCCGCGCTGCTGAGCACG
This DNA window, taken from Deinococcus sedimenti, encodes the following:
- a CDS encoding glutamine--tRNA ligase/YqeY domain fusion protein, whose amino-acid sequence is MTAPDSTPPAAGDRAPRVAPNFITEIIERDLHSGKYPQVVTRFPPEPSGYAHLGHIFASFLDFQTAAQYGGRYHLRMDDTNPELATQEYADAIADDLRWLGWDWGEHLYYASDHFEQYYAYAEQLVRQGDAYVDSVTGDEMKRLRGDARTPGTPSPYRDRTREENLDLLRRMRAGEFPDGAHVLRAKIDLGSPNMKLRDPVLYRILRGHHYRAGDAWCIYPMYDFQHPLQDALEGVTHSMCSLEFVDNRAIYDWLMERLGFSPRPHQYEFGRRGLEYTITSKRKLRLLVEEGAVHGWDDPRMPTLRAQRRLGVTPEAVLAFAAQIGVSRTNRTVDLSVYENAVRHDLNHRAPRVMAVLDPLPVTLENLEGPQTLSLPYWPFDVVRDSPDGLVALPTGERVAPEMAVRDVPLTRELVIERDDFNPEPPRGFKRLTPGGTVRLRGAGIIRADRFDVDDSGQVTRVYATLLGEDAKAGGVIHWVSAEQGVPAEFRLYDRLFRVPNPEAANPEDAYAEPIAPDFQPEEIGHEDETKPLDNAFMAFLNPDSLRVTRGLVEPSVTRDPAGTRYQFERQGYFWRDPVDSREDALVFGRIITLKDAWAKATQKAETPAKAPKPAKQSPKPETPEKAAPATLTPEQEAEVTRLTRLGVPDAEARTLARDAALLTFLGGAAQDGTFAQVASWTANDLAPGLRAGEVRVAAADLAPLAALLSTKKVTTRVARDVLTRAAQTGEAPAAIIDRENLAGGLSENALNAAIAQVMADHADKVDAYHAGKTALLGFFTGQVMRATGGKADPATLNAALQSALNG